A window of Blastomonas sp. SL216 contains these coding sequences:
- the aat gene encoding leucyl/phenylalanyl-tRNA--protein transferase gives MHGTPGPVTIDLNMLMRAYAIGIFPMADARDDVDVFWVEPEMRAILPLDGFRFAKSLKKVVRQDRFTVTCNRAFARVIALCAESAEGREQTWINRTIEASFIALHKQGRAHSVECWRDGELVGGLYGVEIGRAFCGESMFSRATDASKVALAWLVAAMRKGGLELLDCQFITPHLASMGAIELPQSDYLKLLNKAICNSPYAPPRVQRPHPVTPGLYSVSVDGVAGAGAESGMVAGFAALAGAEAVGAADAPPLPSSSAGASSPGYSIAQFLTQTS, from the coding sequence ATGCACGGTACACCCGGCCCGGTCACCATCGATCTCAACATGCTGATGCGGGCCTATGCCATCGGCATTTTCCCCATGGCCGATGCGCGCGACGATGTCGATGTCTTCTGGGTCGAGCCGGAAATGCGCGCGATCCTGCCGCTGGACGGCTTCCGCTTTGCCAAGTCGCTGAAAAAGGTGGTGCGCCAGGATCGGTTCACCGTCACCTGCAACCGCGCCTTTGCCCGCGTCATCGCGCTGTGCGCAGAATCTGCCGAGGGGCGAGAACAGACCTGGATCAACCGCACGATCGAGGCGAGCTTCATCGCGTTGCACAAGCAGGGCCGCGCGCACAGCGTGGAATGCTGGCGCGATGGCGAGCTGGTCGGTGGGCTGTACGGGGTCGAGATCGGTCGTGCCTTTTGCGGCGAGAGCATGTTCAGCCGCGCCACCGATGCCAGCAAGGTGGCGCTCGCCTGGCTGGTGGCGGCGATGCGCAAGGGCGGGCTCGAACTGCTCGATTGCCAGTTCATCACCCCGCACCTGGCATCGATGGGCGCGATCGAGCTGCCCCAGTCGGACTATCTCAAGCTGCTCAACAAGGCGATCTGCAATTCGCCTTATGCCCCGCCGCGCGTGCAGCGGCCGCATCCGGTCACCCCGGGGCTTTATTCGGTATCGGTCGACGGGGTTGCAGGGGCCGGAGCCGAATCGGGGATGGTCGCAGGATTTGCCGCATTGGCCGGAGCCGAGGCGGTTGGTGCCGCCGACGCGCCGCCCTTGCCGTCTTCATCAGCGGGCGCATCTTCGCCCGGATATTCCATCGCGCAGTTCTTGACCCAGACGTCGTAG
- the prfB gene encoding peptide chain release factor 2 yields MRAEGQAYIDTINAALALVRKFLDWDRALRRLDELNARVEDPTLWNDPKAAEEVMRERRRLEQAIGTVNEIGAEMADAIEFVELGEAEGDDETIAEGLASLKALAERAERDKVQALLAGEADSYDTYLEVHAGAGGTESQDWAEMLQRMYSRWAERRGYKVELVDYHAGEQAGIKSATLLIKGENAYGFAKTESGVHRLVRISPYDSSARRHTSFSSVWVYPVIDDNIEIEIKESDLKIDTYRASGAGGQHVNTTDSAVRITHIPTGIIAASQNDRSQHKNRATAMNMLKARLYEAELQKREAEASGEYAAKTEIGWGHQIRSYVLQPYQLVKDLRTGVTSTSPGDVLDGAIDPFMAAALSQKVTGEKVDVEDVD; encoded by the coding sequence ATGCGTGCCGAAGGGCAGGCCTATATCGATACCATCAACGCCGCGCTGGCGCTGGTCCGCAAGTTTCTGGACTGGGACCGCGCGCTGCGTCGCCTCGACGAGCTGAATGCGCGTGTCGAGGACCCGACGTTGTGGAACGATCCCAAGGCCGCAGAAGAGGTGATGCGCGAACGGCGCAGGCTGGAACAGGCGATCGGTACGGTCAACGAGATCGGTGCCGAGATGGCCGATGCGATCGAGTTCGTCGAACTGGGCGAGGCCGAAGGTGATGACGAAACCATCGCCGAGGGGCTCGCCAGCCTGAAGGCGCTGGCCGAACGTGCCGAGCGCGACAAGGTGCAGGCGCTGCTCGCGGGTGAAGCCGACAGCTATGACACCTATCTGGAAGTCCATGCCGGCGCCGGCGGCACCGAAAGCCAGGACTGGGCCGAAATGCTGCAGCGCATGTACTCGCGCTGGGCCGAGCGGCGCGGCTACAAGGTGGAACTGGTCGATTATCATGCGGGCGAACAGGCGGGCATCAAGTCCGCGACGCTGCTGATCAAGGGCGAGAATGCCTATGGTTTTGCCAAGACCGAAAGCGGCGTGCACCGGCTGGTGCGCATCTCGCCCTATGACAGCTCGGCACGGCGGCACACCAGCTTTTCCAGCGTCTGGGTCTATCCGGTGATCGACGACAATATCGAGATCGAGATCAAGGAAAGCGACCTCAAGATCGATACGTACCGTGCATCGGGTGCGGGCGGCCAGCACGTCAACACCACCGATTCGGCGGTGCGCATCACGCATATTCCTACCGGCATCATCGCCGCCAGCCAGAACGACCGTTCGCAGCACAAGAACCGCGCCACCGCGATGAACATGCTGAAGGCGCGATTGTACGAGGCCGAACTGCAGAAGCGAGAGGCCGAAGCCTCGGGCGAATATGCCGCCAAGACCGAGATCGGCTGGGGCCATCAGATCCGCTCCTATGTGCTGCAGCCCTATCAGCTGGTGAAGGACCTGCGCACCGGCGTCACCTCGACATCGCCTGGCGACGTGCTCGACGGCGCGATCGATCCGTTCATGGCAGCGGCGCTGTCTCAGAAGGTGACCGGGGAGAAGGTGGACGTCGAAGATGTCGACTGA
- a CDS encoding class I SAM-dependent methyltransferase yields the protein MSTDRSGRRTWIVLATAWLAACQPSAGDEGDRPETARAFPRADRPVAGVVSNEFSNEEARDDRNEATKVMDLAGVAPGMTVADIGAGNGYYTVRLAERVGAEGRVLAQDIDDAALKRLGTRVERERLDNVSIKPGDIDDPRLPENSFDRIFMVHMYHEVTEPYAFISRLRPALKKGGQVIVVDVDRPTNRHGIPPKLLFCEFEAVGYKLVEFIEKPDIAGYFARFEAEGRALKPNEIKGCDQP from the coding sequence ATGTCGACTGACCGGTCCGGTCGGCGGACCTGGATCGTGCTGGCAACGGCATGGCTTGCCGCCTGCCAGCCATCGGCCGGCGATGAGGGCGACCGGCCCGAGACCGCGCGCGCCTTTCCCCGCGCCGACCGTCCGGTGGCGGGCGTTGTCAGCAACGAGTTTTCCAACGAGGAAGCCCGCGACGACCGCAACGAGGCGACCAAGGTCATGGACCTGGCCGGGGTTGCGCCCGGCATGACGGTGGCCGATATCGGCGCGGGCAACGGCTATTACACCGTGCGCCTGGCCGAGCGGGTCGGGGCCGAGGGACGCGTGCTGGCGCAGGACATCGATGATGCCGCGCTCAAGCGGCTGGGTACCCGGGTCGAGCGCGAGCGGCTGGACAATGTCTCGATCAAGCCCGGCGATATCGACGATCCGCGTCTGCCGGAAAACAGCTTCGACCGCATCTTCATGGTGCACATGTATCATGAGGTGACCGAGCCTTATGCCTTTATCTCGCGGCTGCGGCCGGCGCTGAAAAAGGGCGGGCAGGTCATCGTCGTCGATGTCGACCGCCCGACCAACCGCCATGGCATTCCGCCCAAGCTGCTGTTCTGCGAGTTCGAGGCGGTCGGCTACAAGCTGGTCGAGTTTATCGAGAAACCGGATATCGCAGGCTATTTCGCCCGTTTCGAGGCGGAAGGTCGGGCGTTGAAGCCGAATGAGATCAAGGGCTGCGACCAGCCCTGA
- a CDS encoding nitronate monooxygenase codes for MFKGLKPINYGGREVWPLIEGGKGVSATNHASSGAWAAAGGIGTVSAVNADSYDENGNVIPQIYHGRTRAERHQELIRYGIEGGVAQVKRAFEISGGQGAININVLWEMGGAQQILHGILERTRGMVAGVTCGAGMPYKLSEIAAQYNVNYLPIISSARAFRALWKRAYHKVSELMAAVVYEDPWLAGGHNGLSNAEDPKVPQDPYPRVKALRDTMRAEGISDDVPIIMAGGVWYLRDWENWIDNPELGQIAFQYGTRPLLTQESPIPQKWKDELTKIKEGDVLLQRFSPTGFYSSAVRNPFLQSLEARSERQIPFSTEMAGEHTSQLDCGVKGKNFWVAPADLQRARRWDAQGFTTALKTPDNTLVFCSPEERAEIRKDQTDCMGCLSHCAFSSWKDHDNNSTGYLADPRSFCIQKALQNIAHGEDPDKNLMFAGHAAYNFGTDPFYSNGFVPTVKQLVDRILTGD; via the coding sequence GTGTTCAAGGGTTTGAAGCCGATCAACTATGGCGGGCGTGAAGTCTGGCCGCTGATCGAAGGTGGCAAGGGGGTTTCGGCCACCAATCATGCAAGTTCGGGTGCATGGGCGGCAGCAGGCGGCATCGGCACGGTCTCTGCGGTAAACGCCGACAGCTATGACGAAAACGGCAATGTCATCCCGCAGATCTACCACGGGCGCACGCGCGCCGAACGGCACCAGGAACTGATCCGCTACGGCATCGAAGGCGGCGTCGCGCAGGTGAAGCGCGCGTTCGAGATTTCGGGCGGCCAGGGTGCGATCAACATCAATGTGCTGTGGGAAATGGGCGGCGCGCAGCAGATCCTGCACGGCATTCTGGAACGCACGCGCGGCATGGTCGCCGGCGTCACCTGCGGTGCGGGCATGCCGTACAAGCTGTCCGAAATTGCTGCGCAATATAATGTGAATTACCTGCCGATCATCAGCTCTGCCCGCGCCTTCCGCGCGCTGTGGAAACGCGCCTATCACAAGGTCAGCGAGCTGATGGCAGCGGTGGTCTATGAAGACCCCTGGCTGGCGGGCGGGCATAACGGCCTGTCCAATGCCGAAGATCCCAAGGTTCCGCAGGATCCCTATCCGCGCGTCAAGGCGCTGCGCGACACGATGCGCGCCGAGGGCATTTCGGACGATGTTCCGATCATCATGGCCGGCGGCGTCTGGTATCTGCGCGACTGGGAAAACTGGATCGACAATCCCGAGCTGGGCCAGATCGCGTTCCAGTACGGCACGCGTCCGCTGCTGACCCAGGAAAGCCCGATCCCCCAGAAGTGGAAGGACGAACTGACCAAGATCAAGGAAGGCGATGTGCTGTTGCAGCGCTTCAGCCCGACGGGATTCTATTCCAGCGCGGTCCGCAATCCTTTTCTCCAATCGCTCGAAGCCCGCTCGGAACGGCAGATTCCGTTCTCGACCGAAATGGCGGGCGAGCATACGTCGCAGCTCGACTGCGGGGTGAAGGGCAAGAATTTCTGGGTGGCGCCAGCCGATCTGCAGCGCGCGCGCCGCTGGGACGCGCAAGGCTTCACGACCGCGCTCAAGACGCCGGACAACACCCTGGTCTTCTGCTCGCCCGAAGAGCGCGCCGAAATCCGCAAGGACCAGACCGACTGCATGGGCTGCCTGTCGCACTGCGCGTTCTCGTCGTGGAAGGACCATGACAACAACTCGACCGGCTATCTCGCCGATCCGCGCAGCTTCTGCATCCAGAAGGCGCTGCAGAACATCGCGCATGGCGAGGACCCGGACAAGAACCTGATGTTCGCCGGCCATGCCGCCTATAATTTCGGCACCGATCCGTTCTATTCCAATGGCTTCGTCCCCACGGTGAAGCAGCTGGTCGATCGCATCCTGACCGGCGACTGA
- a CDS encoding acyl-CoA dehydrogenase family protein, giving the protein MDFNLSDEQIALRDTVRRFARAELVPLAAELERDNRPVPRAMVRRYAEMGLLGINTPEALGGLGLGNLDALIVLEELAKISSAVAFPVFEACVGPVRAIQHFAPDALKQRIVPQVCAGEMIVAVSMSEPAAGTALTDLTTRGVIADGQVTINGTKRWCSGGGHSDAYLVYTRLSDAPGAKGIGAVLVEKGTPGLSFGQPETLMGFRGVPSADLIFDDCVVPEGNIVVPAGGFAKLMEAFDLERCGNATMALGQASGALEDVLAYVQERQQFGKPLVDFQAVQMKLAEMQIEVEAARLLIWRAAVNADQGLPSILDSSSAKCFANQIARSVTGNAVQLMGGYGYSTQYPMERRMRDAWGWGIAGGAIDIQKVNIASAMIGRRFDQRR; this is encoded by the coding sequence ATGGATTTCAACCTTTCGGACGAGCAGATCGCGCTGCGCGATACCGTGCGCCGTTTTGCACGTGCCGAACTTGTCCCGCTGGCGGCCGAGCTGGAGCGCGACAACCGCCCGGTACCCCGCGCCATGGTGCGCCGCTATGCCGAAATGGGGCTGTTGGGCATCAACACACCCGAAGCGCTGGGCGGGCTGGGCCTGGGCAATCTCGATGCGCTGATCGTGCTGGAGGAGCTGGCGAAGATCAGCTCGGCGGTCGCCTTTCCCGTGTTCGAGGCCTGTGTCGGCCCTGTCCGCGCGATCCAGCATTTCGCGCCGGACGCGCTCAAGCAGCGCATCGTGCCGCAGGTCTGCGCGGGCGAGATGATCGTCGCGGTGTCGATGTCCGAACCGGCAGCGGGCACGGCGCTGACCGACCTGACGACGCGCGGCGTCATTGCCGATGGCCAGGTGACGATCAACGGCACCAAGCGCTGGTGCTCGGGCGGGGGGCATTCGGACGCCTATCTGGTCTATACGCGGCTGTCCGACGCGCCGGGTGCCAAGGGCATCGGTGCGGTGCTGGTCGAAAAGGGGACGCCCGGCCTCAGCTTCGGCCAGCCGGAAACGCTGATGGGCTTTCGCGGCGTTCCATCCGCCGACCTGATCTTCGATGACTGCGTCGTGCCCGAAGGCAATATCGTCGTCCCTGCAGGCGGCTTTGCCAAGCTGATGGAAGCGTTCGATCTGGAACGCTGCGGCAATGCCACCATGGCGCTGGGACAGGCCTCTGGCGCGCTGGAAGACGTGCTCGCCTATGTTCAGGAGCGGCAGCAGTTCGGCAAGCCGCTGGTCGATTTCCAGGCGGTGCAGATGAAGCTGGCCGAGATGCAGATCGAGGTCGAGGCGGCACGGCTGCTGATCTGGCGTGCGGCAGTCAACGCCGACCAGGGGCTGCCCTCGATCCTGGACAGTTCATCGGCCAAGTGCTTTGCCAACCAGATCGCCCGCAGCGTCACCGGCAATGCCGTCCAGCTGATGGGCGGCTATGGCTATTCCACCCAATATCCCATGGAGCGCCGCATGCGCGACGCCTGGGGCTGGGGAATTGCCGGTGGTGCGATCGATATCCAGAAGGTCAATATCGCCAGCGCGATGATTGGCCGCCGCTTCGATCAGCGACGCTGA
- a CDS encoding CoA transferase: MAEAIWTISDVAATGPLAGVRVLDMSSVVMGPLATMMLGDMGADVIKVENKGGTHSGDMMRYAGSSPTGDLGPIFMALNRNKKSVTIDGRDELGKAQLEALLREADVFFHNVRMAGMERLGLDYDSVKRINPGIIYIHCCGYGAEGPYGKRQAYDDLVQAASGWADLYAKRSDGPPSYTPSLVADKTVGLFATIATLAAVVHKQRTGEGQFVSVPMFECFTFFNMVENLYGQTFPGDGKFGYTRSINPRRRPYPTKDGFIAIVPYVDRQWARFFEIGGRPGVFEDPRFSTYEERTKHTGDLYAIIEEVAATKTTDEWVELLDKEDIPAMRFNPIEQVPNDPHLKATGFFMDMAAPHIGPYRTLRHPIAFTGSPANQRLAPQSIGAQNGELPSAAND; this comes from the coding sequence GTGGCAGAAGCAATCTGGACGATAAGCGATGTCGCGGCGACCGGGCCGCTCGCTGGAGTGCGCGTGCTCGATATGTCGAGCGTGGTGATGGGCCCGCTGGCCACGATGATGCTGGGCGATATGGGTGCGGACGTCATCAAGGTCGAAAACAAGGGCGGCACCCATTCGGGCGACATGATGCGCTATGCCGGATCATCGCCGACGGGAGACCTGGGGCCGATCTTCATGGCGCTCAACCGCAACAAGAAATCGGTGACGATCGACGGGCGCGACGAGCTGGGCAAGGCGCAGCTGGAAGCGCTGCTGCGCGAGGCGGACGTCTTCTTCCACAATGTGCGCATGGCGGGGATGGAACGGCTGGGGCTGGACTATGACTCGGTCAAGCGGATCAACCCCGGCATCATCTACATCCATTGCTGCGGCTATGGCGCCGAGGGCCCCTATGGCAAGCGCCAGGCCTATGACGATCTGGTCCAGGCAGCGTCGGGCTGGGCAGACCTGTATGCGAAACGGTCCGATGGTCCGCCAAGCTACACGCCGTCGCTGGTCGCGGACAAGACGGTGGGCCTGTTCGCCACGATCGCGACGCTCGCCGCTGTAGTGCACAAGCAGCGCACGGGCGAGGGGCAGTTCGTCTCGGTGCCGATGTTCGAATGCTTCACCTTCTTCAACATGGTCGAAAATCTCTACGGGCAGACGTTCCCCGGCGATGGCAAGTTCGGCTATACCCGGTCGATCAACCCGCGGCGCAGGCCGTATCCGACCAAGGACGGGTTCATCGCCATCGTGCCCTATGTCGACCGGCAATGGGCGCGCTTCTTCGAGATTGGCGGGCGACCCGGCGTGTTCGAGGATCCGCGCTTTTCAACTTATGAAGAGCGCACCAAGCATACCGGCGATCTGTATGCGATCATCGAGGAGGTCGCGGCGACCAAGACCACCGACGAATGGGTCGAGCTGCTCGACAAAGAAGACATTCCGGCGATGCGGTTCAACCCGATCGAACAGGTGCCCAACGATCCGCATCTGAAGGCGACCGGCTTTTTCATGGACATGGCAGCGCCGCATATCGGACCCTATCGCACCTTGCGGCACCCCATCGCGTTTACCGGCAGCCCGGCCAATCAGCGGCTGGCCCCGCAGAGCATCGGCGCGCAGAATGGCGAACTGCCCAGCGCGGCCAACGATTGA
- a CDS encoding PilZ domain-containing protein, which translates to MNMPVSPKSLDVQESRARDSLFLLADLTVEDTGEQHKVKVRNLSAGGMMVESDVEVAQGQKIVVDLRNIGPVRGQIAWVRSEKFGVAFDRQINPKLARKPVGATAETPRYLRTPITYNPSFPR; encoded by the coding sequence ATGAACATGCCTGTCAGCCCGAAATCTCTCGACGTCCAAGAGAGTCGCGCGCGGGACAGCCTGTTCTTGCTGGCCGATCTGACCGTCGAGGATACTGGCGAGCAGCACAAGGTGAAGGTGCGCAACCTTTCCGCCGGCGGCATGATGGTCGAATCTGACGTCGAGGTTGCTCAGGGCCAGAAGATCGTCGTGGACCTGCGCAATATCGGTCCGGTGCGCGGCCAGATCGCCTGGGTTCGCAGCGAGAAATTCGGCGTTGCCTTCGACCGCCAGATCAATCCCAAGCTGGCGCGCAAGCCGGTCGGGGCAACCGCCGAGACTCCGCGCTATCTGCGCACCCCGATCACCTACAATCCGTCCTTCCCGCGCTGA
- the dksA gene encoding RNA polymerase-binding protein DksA — protein sequence MASISTAIDDIDVLAKARRNIAGDYFPSPDEDYMSPRQLEYFRTLLQEWKRSILAASKDTLQQLQDGPMREPDLNDRASSETDWGIELRTRDRQRKLIAKIDSALRRIDEGEYGYCEVTGEPIGLGRLVARPIATMTVEAQEAHERREKISRDD from the coding sequence ATGGCGTCCATCTCGACGGCAATCGACGACATCGATGTGCTGGCCAAGGCGCGCAGGAACATCGCGGGCGATTATTTCCCGTCGCCTGACGAAGACTATATGTCTCCGCGCCAGCTGGAATATTTCCGCACCCTTTTGCAGGAATGGAAGCGCTCCATCCTCGCTGCCTCCAAGGATACGCTGCAGCAGTTGCAGGATGGCCCGATGCGCGAGCCGGACCTGAACGACCGTGCATCGAGCGAGACCGACTGGGGCATCGAACTGCGCACCCGCGATCGCCAGCGCAAGCTGATCGCCAAGATCGATTCCGCGCTGCGCCGCATCGATGAAGGCGAATATGGCTATTGCGAAGTGACCGGAGAGCCGATCGGCCTGGGTCGCCTGGTCGCCCGCCCGATCGCCACGATGACGGTGGAAGCCCAGGAAGCGCATGAGCGCCGCGAGAAAATTTCCCGCGACGACTGA